One stretch of Macaca nemestrina isolate mMacNem1 chromosome 17, mMacNem.hap1, whole genome shotgun sequence DNA includes these proteins:
- the LOC105469169 gene encoding small integral membrane protein 5, whose amino-acid sequence MAATDFVQEMRAVGERLLLKLQRLPQAEPVEIVAFSVIVLFTATVLLLLLIACSCCCTHCCCPEQRGRKVQVQPTPP is encoded by the exons ATGGCCGCCACCGACTTCGTGCAGGAGATGCGTGCTGTGGGTGAGAGGCTGCTGCTCAAGCTGCAGAGACTGCCCCAGGCTGAGCCCGTGGAGATCGTGGCCTTCTCAGTCATCGTCCTTTTCACAG CCACTGTTTTGCTGTTGCTGCTGATagcctgcagctgctgctgcaCTCATTGCTGCTGCCCTGAGCAGAGAGGCAGGAAGGTCCAAGTGCAGCCGACACCACCATGA
- the ERLN gene encoding small integral membrane protein 6 has protein sequence MGLQSVIRSSTSRRLILMDQLVFKETIWNDVFWQNPWDQGGLAVIILFITAILLLILFAIVFGLLTSTENTQREEGEEE, from the exons ATGGGCTTGCAGTCTGTGATAAGGAGCTCCACTTCTAGAAGACTG ATTCTCATGGACCAACTGGTATTCAAAGAGACAATCTGGAATGATGTGTTCTGGCAGAACCCCTGGGACCAGGGGGGCCTGGCAGTGATCATCTTATTCATCACCGCTATCCTGCTTCTCATCTTATTTGCCATCGTGTTTGGTTTACTCACTTCCACAGAAAACACTCAGCGTGAAGAGGGTGAAGAGGAGTGA
- the LOC105469167 gene encoding ATP-dependent DNA helicase Q5 isoform X2 — protein MSSHHTTFPLDPERRVRSTLKKVFGFDSFKTPLQESATMAVVKGNKDVFVCMPTGAGKSLCYQLPALLAKGITIVVSPLIALIQDQVDHLLALKVRVSSLNSKLSAQERKDLLADLEREKPQTKILYITPEMAASSSFQPSLNSLLSRHLLSYLVVDEAHCVSQWGHDFRPDYLRLGALRSRLGHAPCVALTATATPQVQEDVFAALHLKKPVAIFKTPCFRANLFYDVQFKELISDPYGNLKDFCLKALGQEADKGLSGCGIVYCRTREACEQLAIELSCRGVNAKAYHAGLKASERTLVQNDWMEEKVPVIVATISFGMGVDKANVRFVIHWNIAKSMAGYYQESGRAGRDGKPSWCRLYYSRNDRDQVSFLIRKEVAKLQEKRGNKASDKATILAFDALVTFCEELGRWGRGHRKSPRASQCSQVMSRHAEL, from the exons ATGAGCAGCCACCATACCACCTTTCCTCTTGACCCTGAGCGGCGAGTCCGGAGTACGCTGAAGAAGGTCTTTGGGTTTGACTCTTTTAAGACGCCTTTACAGGAGAGTGCGACCATGGCAGTAGTAAAAG GTAACAAGGATGTCTTTGTGTGCATGCCCACAGGGGCAGGAAAATCCCTGTGCTATCAGCTCCCTGCTCTGTTGGCCAAAGGCATCACCATTGTAGTCTCTCCTCTCATTGCTTTGATTCAG gACCAAGTGGACCACTTGCTAGCCCTAAAGGTACGAGTAAGTTCCCTGAACTCGAAGCTCTCTGCACAGGAAAGGAAGGACCTGCTTGCTGACCTGGAGCGAGAAAAGCCCCAGACCAAGATTCTGTACATCACCCCGGAGATGgcagcttcctcctccttccagccCAGCCTGAACTCCCTGCTGTCCCGCCACCTGTTGTCTTATTTGGTGGTGGATGAGGCTCATTGTGTTTCCCAATGGGGGCATGACTTTCGTCCTGACTACTTGCGTCTGGGTGCCCTGCGCTCCCGCCTGGGACATGCCCCTTGTGTGGCTCTGACCGCCACAGCCACCCCACAGGTCCAAGAGGACGTGTTTGCTGCCCTGCACCTGAAGAAACCAGTTGCCATCTTCAAGACTCCCTGCTTCCGGGCCAACCTCTTCTATGATGTGCAATTCAAGGAACTGATTTCTGATCCCTATGGGAACCTGAAGGACTTCTGCCTTAAGGCTCTTGGACAGGAGGCTGATAAAGGG TTGTCTGGCTGCGGCATTGTCTACTGCAGGACTAGAGAGGCTTGTGAACAGCTGGCCATAGAGCTCAGCTGCAGGGGTGTGAACGCCAAGGCTTACCATGCAG GGCTGAAGGCCTCTGAAAGAACGCTGGTGCAGAACGACTGGATGGAGGAGAAGGTTCCTGTAATTGTTGCAACCATTAGTTTTGGGATGGGAGTGGATAAAGCCAATGTCAG GTTTGTCATTCATTGGAATATTGCCAAGTCTATGGCTGGATACTACCAGGAGTCTGGCCGGGCTGGCAGGGATGGGAAGCCTTCCTGGTGCCGTCTCTATTACTCAAGGAATGACCGGGACCAAGTCAGCTTCCTGATCAGGAAGGAAGTAGCAAAACTCCAG GAAAAGAGAGGGAACAAAGCATCTGATAAAGCCACTATCCTGGCCTTTGATGCCCTGGTGACCTTCTGTGAAGAACTGGG GCGATGGGGCAGGGGCCACAGGAAGAGCCCAAGGGCTTCTCAGTGTAGTCAGGTCATGTCCAGGCATGCGGAGCTATGA